The stretch of DNA CCCAATGCTAGGACCTTTATACCAATCAAGCCCATACTTGGAACTGAGCATTGGTAGCATAAGCTCCTCTGAAGAAGCTGAACTGATTTGATTTCATACATTTTCTACAGTTTATACAAGCTGTGCACAATTGAACATACAATCCTCTTTTGAATCCTCATAATAAGCTAATTGAAACTGAATGTGTATATAGACCACTCTGACAGGAATGTATTTTGAAAATAGACAATTTTAGTTGCATTTAATATACTCtgatttaaatgttaatgaTTACATGGAAACTGGTGGCATTCATCTTTAAATAGCATTTTACCATcagtttgtgtctgtttcacaTGAGGAATCTTTAGAGATGCCTGTTGTTCTGCTCCTAAGCTATTCCTAACCACAGTGCTAAAGTGTTGAATGTGAGGGTGTGGGACCCAGTGTTTATAGATGTATGCAGGGAATGTGTGCAATAGGTCTGGCCTGTGGTGCGACGTGTGTTGGGCGTGtgtccacacacaaacacaggatcGTGTGTGTGGTCCCTGTGGATAAAGCCCTGTTAAACCCTTTCCACTCCAAATGGCATTGACAAAAGCAGGTGTGGAGGTGGGTCATGTGTCCCTCTATGAGACATCATGCCAGTTGTCTAGTACCTCACCCCCACCCTCTGTTTCCCTATTATAAATAACCTCCATCTATGCACCTGCTCCCTCTCTAGCCCCTTTGTTAGGAACGGTTGTAGTCAAGAGCAGACACATTGCTGACATGCCAGCCCAGGTGACTGAGGATTAACTCCTCTTGTTTCACCACTGAGTTGGGCTGCAGATAATCAATGACCTCTGTGCAACCTCGGTCTGTCCCTCAGTGTGCCGTCATGCCAGCAATGCGGAATTGATTTTCTCTCCAGGCATGTTGAGTGTCACTGCAGACTTACTGATATAGAATAAGAGACAATGGCGTGAGGTGCTCTGGCCCTATTTGGTGCTGGCTTTTGCTGAGCTAATTTAGAACAATGGGGGCAGAAAGTTTGGGTTACACTAACAAGATGGAGGCTGGGCCCTTCATACACAGAactaaaggggtggggggtagacaaaaaaaaaagtatcaaaTCAAGTTCTCCATGTTATTAAAAACCTGGAGGTTAATGATTACAGTTGATAGAATTGTTCAAGCCATGCTCTTGGAAATCTGAAACAAACCAATTTATTAAACTAGCTTGCAACTCACGCCATACAACGCACCACAAGGTCTGCTACATCTGTTTCTCATTAGTTTAAACTTGGAATGATCTGCACCAAttttgttgatttaaaaaacaacaacaacaacaacaaaaaaaggctAAATCTAATAAAACACATTCTTTAAATACCTGTTTATTAAAGTTTTTTCTCTCCACAATGCCCCATAAATTCCTGACCACCAGAATcccttgttttaaaaaaagggcTGCCGTTAAGTATGATGGGAGCTTCCCCTGTGAGCCCCTCCCCTACTATAATAACCATGTAAGGTTACATTAAATGTTACATTGGTTTGCTTATGCCAAAATAGTTTTTTAATACAGTGCCAATGTGCTAATTAATCCAATATGGGGCCCTTCCTTGTATGGAATTATCAGCCAGTTTAAAAGATTAAAACCAATCCCCATGTGCATCAGTGTGCCTTCGCACCCCTGACCATGTCAGTGATTCACTGGTTGTCTTTCTTTGGACCAATTTTGGCAGATACTAACCTAACAACTGCATACTGTGAGCATCCCACGAGACCTGCAGTTATGGAGATACTCAGACCAAAATAATTTAACCACCATAATTTATCCCACACCTTCATAAGTGCTAGTGTAACTAGATAATTAAAAAGTTACTCACTTCACTGTGTTGTCTAGGTTTTCAATCTTTTTTTTGCTGATCAacatatatattacaaatatacttttattcttttacaGGGAGGCTATTATGGTGATTCAGTGGAATATTCGGTCATATCATGCTGTAAAGAACTGGCCATGGATGTGCCTCTTCTTCAAGATCAAGCCTCTCCTCAGAAGTGCAGCCACAGAAAAAGAGCTGGCTGCACTTAAGGAAGAATTCCAGAAGTTAAAGGAAGCACTGGAGAGGTCAGAGGCCAAGCGAAAGGAACTGGAAGAACGCCAGGTTTCCTTGGCACAAGAGAAAAATGACCTGTCTCTGCAACTTCAAGCTGTAAGTGtccaaaatattaaaactacactgatctcagaaaaaaatattagttGACAGGATTATCAACTGATATTTCAATAGCATGTCTACATGTCAGTGAAGCGGAAAATCATCTGCACAACTCTTACACATTTGACCTGCAGGAGCAAGATAATCTGGCAGATGCAGAAGAAAGATGTAACCTTCTGATCAAGTCAAAGATCCAGATGGAAGCGAAAGTGAAGGAGCTCATGGAAAGacttgaagatgaagaggagatGAGTTCTAGCTTGCTCACCAAAAAACGCAAGCTGGAGGATGAGTGTGCGGAACTGAAGAAGGATCTTGATGACCTGGAGATGACCTTGGCCAAGGTGGAGAAAGAGAAACATGCAACTGAGAATAAGGTTAGCACAGATGTGCTGAAGGTGGTCAGGGTCTCCAAAAACAGCACTGCAAGATTTTGTACCTTCTTGTTCTCACTTGTGAACTGCACAGCTTTCATGGTTGTCTCCAACTGAACAGTTCTTATTGTTATTTCTGTTTGGTGTCCAGGTGAAGAATTTGGTAGAAGAGATGGCAACTTTGGATGAGACCATTCTTAAGCTGTCTAAAGAGAAGAAAGCCCTGCAGGATGCTCATCAGCAAGCTCTAGAAGACCTACAGGCAGAAGAGGACAAGGTCAACATGCTGACAAAGGCTAAAATCAAGCTAGAGCAGCAGGTGGACGATGTAAGTATGGGGcaacccccaaaaaaacaccaacacGGCTAAGCCATCCTCATAGAATGAAGCTTTACTCCTAAAAGAATAACTACATTAGTTTATAGTAACGCACTTTGAAACATGAATAAACTTTCATCTACAGCTAGAGGGCAGTTTGGAGCAAGAGAAAAAGGTGCGGATGGACCTTGAACGAGTCAAGCGTAAGCTGGAAGGAGATTTAAAGCTCTCTATTGAGTCAGCTATGGACCTGGAGAATGACAAACAACTGTTAGAAGACAGGCTAAAGAAGTAAGAAGTCAAATGTCAATatccaaaaaaataataataaaaaataatttgtttactGCATAATTTGAACATAGCAACAtggcagctgttcttcacattgtaTGAAGCTTTCTTGATGAATCAACCAatataaatgctccaaatttatttgggattaaatctttttatatGGACCGTCATTGACTACATGGCATTTCTACCTGTACTTTTTCAGGAAAGACCTTGAAATGAGTAACATCAGCTCCAAGATTGAAGATGAACAAGCTCTAGTGATACAACTGCAGAAGAAAACAAAGGAACTGCAGGTGAACTGACTACACCTTCTGCCTAAAACTGATTCcatttgcattttaaataccaaagtaaataaacagtgtGATTGAGGTGGTGACTGCCTTGCAGACTCGCATTGAGGAGCTGGAGGAAGAGCTGGAGGCAGAGCGGGCAGCTCGAGCAAAAGCAGAGAAACAACGCTTGGATGTGACCCGGGAGCTAGAGGAGCTGAGCGAGCGGCTTGAGGAGGCAGGGGGAGCCACTGCAGCTCAGATCGAGATGAACAAGAAGCGAGAAGCAGATTTTCTGAAGCTGCGTCGAGACTTGGAAGAAGCCTCCCTACATCACGAGGCCACAGCGGCTATGCTGAGAAAGAAGCATGCAGACAGTGTGGCTGAACTGAGCGAGCAGTTGGACAACCTGCAGAGGGTCAAACAGAAACTGGAGAAGGAGAAGGCTGAGGCCAGGATGGAGGCTGATGATCTGGTTTCTAATATGGAGCAGCTCTCAAGGGCCAAGGTGAGATTATGATAAGGAGATCTCATTAATGGGTGCTATAGATCTTGCAAGTTAAGAATCACCTTTTTAACCACGATAACCACTGACTATAAACATTTCGTGCCACAGACTGCAACAGAGAAGATGTGCAGGATGTTTGAGGACCAGCTAAATGAGTCTAAGGCCAAAACTGAAGAACTTCAACGGCAGCTAATGGATGTTACCACTCAAAAAGCTAGGGCCCAGACAGAGAATGGTAAGGATGGCTTTGTGTTAAGAACATTTCTTGCTGAATGTTGTACCTCAGGACTTCACAGCCTTTATACTCCATATGCCCTCTCAACCCACAGCTGAGAACAGTCGTAGACTGGAGGAGCGGGAGGTCTTGGTGACACAGCTGCAGCGCAATAAAGTTTCTCTGATGCACTCTGGGGATGATATGAAGaagcagctggaggaggagtGCAGGGTGAGATGATCAAATGCCAGCCTACAGACATTTCTTTCAtaactggaggaggaggagtaaacATTAACATGCTGATTTTGCTGCTATAGGCAAAGAATGCTTTAGCTCATGCACTGCAGTCCTCCAGACATGACTGCGATCTACTCAGAGAGCAGTTTGAAGAAGAGCAAGAAGCCAAATCTGAGCTGCAGCGTGCCCTATCCAAAGCCAATGCTGAGATTGCACAATGGAGGACGAAATATGAGACTGATGCCATTCAAAGAACTGAAGAACTGGAAGAAGCCAAGTAAATATTCTTGTGAATTTCCCAGGCTATCCAGGCTGTAATAAATTTAAGATAAAGCTTCACACATCActgtcaaaataaaacatgcattttcatttctgtagatttttttaagtttttaattttgtggctTTTTAGTCATTTGAACACTGTAGCTGTCCTTTttcaaatttcatgatggatggaccaatagaattgctccaaaattacttggaataaaatctttttacattgacttacatagaaaaaaccttcttactTTCaatctgtaaagttactattccAGAGATGCtcttcattggacagcaacaatattcaGGATGAAGGATTTTTACAATAGGTGCCAAGCCATGATATATACTGACACTCGTTTATATAGGGCCAGTTGATGTTATATATTGTGGCCCAAAGCTAGACTGCAGCTTGTACATCTTTGTCTTTgttcacactccacacagaaaGAAGCTGGTGACTCGGTTGCAGAGTTCAGAGGAGATGATAGAAACCACAAATGCCAAGTGTGCCTCATTGGAAAAGACCAAAAGTCGCCTGCTGACTGAGATTGAGGACTTAATGGTGGACCTAGAACGCTGCAATGCTGTTGCCGCTGCATTAGACAAAAAACAGCGCAATTTTGACAAGGTTCTTACACTTTTGTTTCTATGGCTGTCTCAGAGGCTTTTCTGTTAAGGAAAAGTGACTTCTCCTACTCAGCGCAGCACAGCTTTAATTACAAacttgtatttgtttattgctcAGGTGTTGTCTGAATGGAAGCAGAAATTTGAGGAGACACAAGCAGAGTTGGAGAGCTCTCAGAGAGAGTCCCGCAGTCTGAGCACTGAGCTGTTTAAACTCAAGAACTCTTATGAGGAGGCACTTGATCACCTGGAGACCGTTAAACGGGAGAACAAGAACCTGCAAGGTAATCATATTCAGGGAATTAACTTAATTAGGCTGTTTGAAGTAAGGGCTTTCATAAACAATCAAACCTTGTGCTTTGGCAGAGGAAATCATTGACCTGACTGAGCAGGTGAGTCATGGAAGCAAGGCTATCCATGAACTGGAGCAGACTAAAAAGGTTTTGGACCAAGAGAAGAGTAATATCCAAGCAGCTCTGGAGGAAGCTGAGGTGGGGTATAGAGTCACTGCCATCACTCAACAACGTCTATTAACTGTCCACGGCCTGCCATACTTGGGTCTTACAAtcattgtctttctctctcactgggCTCAGGGCACTCTGGAGCATGAGGAAAGTAAGACTTTGCGAGCCCAAATGGAGCTCAACCAAGTGAAAACAGAAATTGACAGAAAGATAGCAGAGAGGGATGAGGAAATTGACAATCTCCGGTAAGAGAGACTTTGGCTCAAGAGTTAGATCATTGGATCACATGATGTTATATATGTATTACTTTCATAACAGACGAGTTTGAGTAGTATGTATATTTCTCCTTATTCCTTAAACTTATAAAGGCGAAATCACCAGCGTGTCCAAGAATCTATGCAAGCCTCTCTGGATGCAGAGGCCAGAGCAAGAAATGAGGCTGTCAGGGTAAAGAAGAAGATGGAGTGTGATCTAAATGAGATGGAGATCCAGCTCAGTTATGCCAACAAACAAGCAGCTGAGTCTCAGAAACTAGTTCGCCACCTGCAAGCTCAGTTAAAGGTGAGAGAATAGTTACTGGCAGTCTTTTTCTCTATTAATAGAAAATGTCAACAATGTAACAAACCTTGTGTACACAATACATAATTAAATCACATAAGGGCCATCAGTGTGTTAATCCTAGTTGTAAATGGCACATAGGACTTGCAACTGGAACTTGATGAGTCTATGCATCAGTGTGAGGATCTGAAGGAACAGGTGGCAGTGACAGAGCGCAGAAACACCCTACTTGCAGTTGAAGTGGAGGAGCTCCGCACAGCTGTTGAACAAACTGATCGAATGCGGAAAATTGCTGAACATGAGCTGCTAGAATCAACTGAGAGAGTGAACCTCTTACACGCACAGGTGAGAAACTTGCCAATTCTGTTCAATGAGTACGTATAAACAGTAAAGATGATAATGAAGTAATCTCTCTACTTTGACTGTCCTGTTCCCATCTTTAGAATACTGGTGTACTGAACCAGAAAAAGAAACTGGAAAGTGATCTCTCTGTGCTTGCTGGTGAAGTGGATGATGCTTTGCAAGAGTGCCGAAATGCTGAGGAGAAGGCCAAGAAGGCCATTACTGATGTGAGTTCTCATAAGAATATCACCCATTCTGCCTAATTTACCTAGCACTGGCATCCATTGTATACAGTGCCCTTAAGTAACAGTTGCTGAATGTGGATAACCATAGCCTATATTTGTAGACTTGAAAGTGACCATTTCTACAGCAGAACTGTCATTGACTGatgtttaattaatataatgaaataaaacactatTATCAGATTAATGGGCGACAGTGCTGTAGCAGGTTGTGTGGTTatctcacagctccaggtacaTGGAGTTGTGGATTCAATCCCCGCCTCAGGTGTTGtggaggtgtgttctcactgtgtctgagtgtgtttcctttgggtgctccagTTCCCTCCCACAATCGGAAATCACATGTTGATTAATCAATTGGCTATTCAAAtatgtccataagtgtgagaggttgggtgagtgggtgatgaCTTGTGACAGACCAGGTCTCTGTCCAGGGTGCATTTCTGTCTTGCTCCTAATGATTCAaaataggctctggacccaccacattCCAGAATAGGTTTAAGCCTTTAAATGTTAATAACAGGCAGCGATGATGGCAGAGGAGCTGAAGAAAGAGCAGGACACCAGCACCCATTTggaaagaatgaaaaataatatgGACCAGACCATCAAAGATCTGCAGATGCGTTTGGATGAGGCAGAACAAATCGCTCTCAAGGGAGGCAAGAAACAAATCCAGAAACTTGAAATACGGGTAAGTATATTTTAGATGCcttatctatatatatatattcctgtaTTTTATTAGGCATTATATGTAAAATGTGGTGATTCTCAGGTCAGGGAGCTGGAGGGAGAGCTGGATTGTGAGCAGAGGAAGTGTGGG from Hoplias malabaricus isolate fHopMal1 chromosome 5, fHopMal1.hap1, whole genome shotgun sequence encodes:
- the myh7bb gene encoding myosin-7; the encoded protein is MNPPKFDLIEDMAMLTHLNEASVLFNLSRRYSFWMIYTYSGLFCVTVNPYKWLPVYSAEVVAAYKGKRRSEAPPHIYSIADNAYNDMLKNRENQSMLITGESGAGKTVNTKRVIQYFAIVAALGEAGGKKGGTLEDQIIEANPAMEAFGNAKTIRNDNSSRFGKFIRIHFGPTGKLASADIEIYLLEKSRVIFQQPGERSYHIYYQILSHRKPELQDMLLVSSNPFDYHFCSQGVTTVDHLDDGEELLATDHAMDTLGFTPEEKYGCYKIVGAIMHFGNMRFKVKQREEQAEADGTESADKASYLMGINSAELIKGLLHPRVKVGNEYIVRGQTVEQVTYSVGALAKATYDRMFKWLVSRINRTLYTSIPRQFFIGVLDIAGFEIFEFNNFEQLCINFTNEKLQQFFNHHMFILEQEEYKTEGIEWTFIDFGLDLQACIDLIEKPLGIMSIMEEECMFPKATDSSFKAKLYDNHLGKSPNFLKAKPDKKRKYETHFELVHYAGVVPYNISGWLDKNKDPLNETVVSIFQKSSNKLMSTLFEHFVSLDAEPKPGSKEKRKKGASFQTVSQLHKENLNKLMKNLKSTQPHFVRCIIPNETKTAGTMEPFLVLHQLRCNGVLEGIRICRKGFPNRILYADFKQRYRILNPSAIPEDTYVDSRKAAEKLLGSLDIDHSQYKFGHTKVFFKAGLLGQLEDMRDERLAKIITMLQAFCRGKLMRVVRRKLMQEKEAIMVIQWNIRSYHAVKNWPWMCLFFKIKPLLRSAATEKELAALKEEFQKLKEALERSEAKRKELEERQVSLAQEKNDLSLQLQAEQDNLADAEERCNLLIKSKIQMEAKVKELMERLEDEEEMSSSLLTKKRKLEDECAELKKDLDDLEMTLAKVEKEKHATENKVKNLVEEMATLDETILKLSKEKKALQDAHQQALEDLQAEEDKVNMLTKAKIKLEQQVDDLEGSLEQEKKVRMDLERVKRKLEGDLKLSIESAMDLENDKQLLEDRLKKKDLEMSNISSKIEDEQALVIQLQKKTKELQTRIEELEEELEAERAARAKAEKQRLDVTRELEELSERLEEAGGATAAQIEMNKKREADFLKLRRDLEEASLHHEATAAMLRKKHADSVAELSEQLDNLQRVKQKLEKEKAEARMEADDLVSNMEQLSRAKTATEKMCRMFEDQLNESKAKTEELQRQLMDVTTQKARAQTENAENSRRLEEREVLVTQLQRNKVSLMHSGDDMKKQLEEECRAKNALAHALQSSRHDCDLLREQFEEEQEAKSELQRALSKANAEIAQWRTKYETDAIQRTEELEEAKKKLVTRLQSSEEMIETTNAKCASLEKTKSRLLTEIEDLMVDLERCNAVAAALDKKQRNFDKVLSEWKQKFEETQAELESSQRESRSLSTELFKLKNSYEEALDHLETVKRENKNLQEEIIDLTEQVSHGSKAIHELEQTKKVLDQEKSNIQAALEEAEGTLEHEESKTLRAQMELNQVKTEIDRKIAERDEEIDNLRRNHQRVQESMQASLDAEARARNEAVRVKKKMECDLNEMEIQLSYANKQAAESQKLVRHLQAQLKDLQLELDESMHQCEDLKEQVAVTERRNTLLAVEVEELRTAVEQTDRMRKIAEHELLESTERVNLLHAQNTGVLNQKKKLESDLSVLAGEVDDALQECRNAEEKAKKAITDAAMMAEELKKEQDTSTHLERMKNNMDQTIKDLQMRLDEAEQIALKGGKKQIQKLEIRVRELEGELDCEQRKCGEFQKGIRKYERRIKELTYQTEEDKKTLLRMQDLIEKLQTKVKSYKRQAEDAEEQANSNMTRFRKIQYELDDAEERADMAESQINKLRVRTRETHTIKITD